Proteins encoded in a region of the Marinobacter arenosus genome:
- the uca gene encoding urea carboxylase yields the protein MFTKVLIANRGEIAVRTIRTLKAMGVGSVAVYSHQDRHSLHVTLADEAVALTGNGASETYLDKAQILSAAKHTGAEAIIPGYGFLSENAEFAEACEAGGIAFIGPTPDQMREFGLKHRARELAEAAGVPLAPGSGLLDSRDEAVATAERLGYPVMLKSTAGGGGIGLTRCNSESELKDAFETVRRQGQSFFNDSGVFLERFIARARHVEVQIFGDGEGNVVALGERDCSLQRRNQKVVEETPAPNLPAATRQKMLDAAVSLGQSVNYRSAGTVEYIYDADRDEFYFLEVNTRLQVEHPVTESVTGLDLIEWMLRIAAGESPALAGFEPELNGASMEVRIYAEDPLKDFQPSPGELTDVHWPEDGVRVDTWVENGSEVSAHYDPMIAKLIVHGTDRADALAKLKAALAETRLMGIATNLDYLRQVVAQPSFAEGVVSTRALERFEFNPSVAEVVKPGTYTTVQDYPGRVGYWNIGVPPSGPMDDYAFRIANRIVGNHHEAAGLEATLIGPSLKFHKDAVVALTGALTEATLDDEPVAFWAPITVKAGQVLAVGKAIKGCRTYLAVRGGFDVPVYLGSRSTFALGQFGGHGGRPLRPGDMLGISQIALPACTTTAPTHDPAPADPDLIPDYPDHWEIGVLYGPHGAPDFFTEQSIETFFEQDWEVHYNSNRLGIRLNGPKPAFTRADGGEAGLHPSNIHDCEYAIGSINFTGDMPVILTKDGPSLGGFVCPVTIAKAELWKVGQVKPGDTIRFVAMDNDTAVQLAKRQELAIKSLIAPPAVNLVKPDLAPLNGLSATILAHLDETDGRPEVTYRQAGDQYILMEYGPNVMDLGVRLRIHALMEAIADVQPAGLLELSPGVRSLQLRYDARILSQQALMQYLLDLEATLPPTDELQVRSRVIHLPMAFEDSATLEAVDKYRQSVRDTAPWLPNNVDFMQRINGLPSREDVRDILFSARYLVLGLGDVYLGAPCAVPLDPRHRMLTSKYNPARTYTAEGTVGIGGVYMCIYGMDSPGGYQLVGRTLPIWNKYLKNPQFAEGAPWLLRFFDQVCYYPVTEAELDEMRDQFRAGQLTVKIEEETFDLKSHQAFLDANADSIAEFREMQQAAYAKEVALWKESEAEELDRLAKAPPKADASDLAQFGELVSAEIAGNIWKCLVKPGDTVAQGDPLMIVEAMKMEFEVNATLTGTISAMHVEPGRAVTPGEPLLSIEV from the coding sequence ATGTTTACCAAAGTACTGATCGCCAACCGGGGTGAAATCGCCGTTCGCACCATTCGCACCCTCAAGGCCATGGGCGTCGGCAGCGTGGCTGTCTATTCCCATCAGGACCGGCACAGCCTACACGTGACCCTGGCGGATGAAGCCGTGGCCCTGACCGGCAACGGTGCCAGCGAAACCTACCTCGATAAGGCCCAGATTCTGTCCGCCGCCAAGCACACCGGTGCCGAGGCGATTATTCCGGGCTATGGCTTTCTCTCCGAGAACGCCGAGTTTGCCGAAGCCTGCGAGGCGGGCGGCATTGCCTTCATTGGCCCGACGCCGGACCAGATGCGTGAATTCGGCCTCAAACACCGGGCCCGTGAACTGGCGGAAGCCGCCGGTGTGCCTCTGGCACCGGGCAGTGGCCTGCTGGACAGTCGGGACGAAGCCGTGGCCACCGCCGAACGCCTCGGCTACCCGGTGATGCTGAAAAGCACCGCCGGCGGTGGCGGCATCGGCCTGACCCGCTGCAACAGCGAGAGCGAACTGAAAGACGCCTTCGAGACCGTGCGCCGGCAGGGCCAGAGTTTCTTCAATGACAGCGGCGTGTTTCTGGAGCGTTTCATCGCCCGGGCCCGCCATGTGGAAGTGCAGATCTTTGGCGATGGCGAAGGAAACGTCGTCGCCCTGGGTGAACGGGACTGCTCCCTGCAGCGCCGGAACCAGAAGGTGGTGGAGGAAACCCCGGCCCCCAACCTGCCGGCGGCCACCCGCCAGAAGATGCTGGATGCGGCCGTGTCCCTCGGCCAGTCGGTCAATTACCGCTCCGCGGGCACAGTGGAGTACATCTACGACGCCGACCGGGACGAATTCTATTTCCTGGAAGTGAATACCCGCTTACAGGTTGAGCACCCGGTGACCGAGTCCGTTACCGGACTGGACCTGATCGAGTGGATGCTGAGAATCGCCGCCGGCGAGAGCCCGGCGCTGGCCGGCTTCGAACCCGAGCTGAACGGGGCCTCCATGGAAGTGCGCATCTACGCCGAGGATCCGCTGAAGGACTTCCAGCCCTCCCCCGGCGAGCTGACCGACGTGCACTGGCCGGAAGACGGCGTGCGGGTGGATACCTGGGTGGAAAACGGCAGCGAGGTGTCCGCCCACTACGACCCGATGATCGCCAAGCTGATCGTGCACGGCACCGACCGCGCCGACGCCCTGGCGAAGCTGAAAGCCGCCCTCGCCGAGACCCGGCTGATGGGCATTGCCACCAACCTGGATTACCTGCGCCAGGTGGTGGCCCAGCCCAGCTTTGCCGAGGGTGTGGTCTCCACCCGGGCGCTGGAGCGTTTCGAGTTCAACCCGTCCGTGGCGGAGGTGGTCAAGCCGGGCACCTACACCACCGTGCAGGACTACCCCGGGCGCGTCGGTTACTGGAACATTGGCGTACCGCCCAGTGGCCCCATGGACGACTACGCCTTCCGCATTGCCAACCGTATCGTCGGCAACCACCATGAAGCGGCGGGCCTGGAGGCGACATTGATCGGCCCCAGCCTGAAATTCCACAAGGATGCCGTGGTGGCGCTGACCGGTGCGCTTACTGAAGCGACCCTCGACGACGAGCCGGTGGCCTTCTGGGCGCCCATCACCGTCAAGGCCGGTCAGGTTCTGGCGGTCGGCAAGGCCATCAAGGGCTGCCGTACCTATCTCGCGGTGCGCGGCGGGTTCGACGTGCCGGTGTACCTCGGCAGCCGTTCCACCTTTGCCCTGGGCCAGTTTGGCGGCCACGGCGGCCGGCCCCTGCGCCCCGGTGACATGCTGGGCATCAGCCAGATCGCCCTGCCGGCCTGCACAACAACCGCGCCGACGCACGATCCGGCCCCGGCCGATCCGGACCTGATTCCGGACTACCCCGACCACTGGGAAATCGGCGTGCTTTATGGCCCCCACGGTGCCCCGGACTTCTTCACCGAACAATCGATCGAAACCTTCTTCGAGCAAGATTGGGAAGTGCATTACAACTCCAACCGCCTGGGCATCCGCCTGAACGGCCCCAAGCCGGCGTTTACCCGCGCCGACGGCGGCGAAGCGGGCCTGCACCCGTCCAATATCCACGACTGCGAGTACGCCATCGGCTCCATCAACTTCACCGGTGACATGCCGGTGATCCTTACCAAGGATGGGCCCAGCCTGGGTGGCTTCGTGTGCCCGGTCACCATCGCCAAGGCCGAACTCTGGAAAGTCGGCCAGGTGAAACCCGGCGATACCATCCGGTTCGTGGCGATGGATAACGACACGGCGGTCCAGCTCGCCAAGCGCCAGGAACTGGCGATCAAGAGCCTGATAGCGCCGCCCGCCGTGAACCTTGTCAAACCGGACCTGGCACCGTTGAACGGCCTCTCCGCGACGATCCTGGCGCACCTCGACGAAACCGACGGCCGGCCGGAAGTCACTTACCGGCAGGCCGGCGACCAGTACATCCTGATGGAATATGGCCCCAACGTGATGGACCTCGGCGTGCGCCTGCGCATCCACGCGCTGATGGAGGCGATTGCCGACGTGCAACCCGCCGGCCTCCTGGAATTGTCGCCCGGTGTACGCTCGCTGCAACTGCGATACGACGCGCGCATCCTGTCGCAGCAGGCGCTGATGCAGTACCTGCTGGACCTCGAAGCCACGCTGCCACCCACCGACGAGCTGCAGGTTCGAAGCCGGGTGATTCACCTGCCCATGGCGTTCGAGGACAGCGCCACCCTGGAGGCCGTGGACAAGTACCGCCAGTCTGTACGCGATACCGCCCCCTGGCTGCCCAACAACGTCGACTTCATGCAGCGCATCAACGGCCTGCCATCCCGGGAAGACGTGCGGGATATCCTGTTCTCGGCACGGTACCTGGTGCTGGGACTGGGCGACGTCTACCTGGGCGCGCCCTGCGCGGTGCCGCTGGACCCGCGCCACCGGATGCTCACCTCCAAATACAACCCGGCCCGGACCTACACCGCCGAGGGCACCGTCGGGATTGGCGGTGTGTATATGTGCATCTACGGCATGGATTCCCCGGGTGGCTACCAGCTGGTGGGCCGCACCCTGCCGATCTGGAACAAGTACCTGAAGAATCCCCAGTTCGCGGAGGGCGCGCCCTGGCTGCTGCGGTTCTTCGACCAGGTGTGCTATTACCCGGTCACCGAGGCGGAGCTGGATGAGATGCGCGACCAGTTCCGGGCCGGCCAGCTGACCGTAAAGATCGAGGAAGAAACCTTCGACCTGAAATCCCATCAGGCCTTCCTGGACGCCAACGC